A genome region from Thermoanaerobacterium xylanolyticum LX-11 includes the following:
- a CDS encoding cell division protein FtsA produces MNDNLIFSLDIGTRIVVGIVGVPENDRLKVLAVEQMEHTDRVMFDGQVHDIDKVASVAIKIKEKLEKKLGITLKNVSLAAAGRSLKTKMVRVEKNIEENYIIKDSDIDNLVLSALNTAKEEISRESHTLKYHMVGYSIKSFYLDGLPITNLKDHTGKEISVEIIATFLPYDVVESLYSVAKKAGLEVSYLTLEPIAAIGVAIMPQIRMLNIALVDIGAGTSDIAISKDGNIISYSMVPFAGDEVTETIQQHYLTDFNTAEKIKTTSKKDIKFKDVIGLQHQISRLDVLDLISPVVKNLAKKICDEIVKYNGKSPSAVFLVGGSSNLPGIAEEIAKNLSIPIERVSVRDASTIAVVDYKCKKLKGPEYITPIGIAYSTMRDRKKDFITIYFNDEKLELLNLKEMTIMDVLLKTNFDSKRLIAKPGKNLSFSLNGENIIIKGQIGTPAKILKNGKVANLKSKVENGDKIVVESGINGSDASISIREIKEKYNASKVTVNNLIVDDDYMIKDGDTIKTIIDEEDCFYVYINGDKKILTGKQQYIFVDIFNTVDFDIPKNKIPEMTLNGKKASYTDILKKGDKIEILV; encoded by the coding sequence ATGAACGATAATTTGATTTTTTCACTTGACATAGGTACAAGAATTGTTGTAGGTATAGTAGGTGTACCAGAAAATGATAGGCTAAAAGTCTTAGCTGTCGAACAAATGGAGCATACAGATAGAGTTATGTTTGACGGCCAAGTTCATGACATAGACAAGGTGGCATCTGTCGCAATCAAAATAAAGGAAAAATTGGAAAAAAAGCTCGGAATAACGCTTAAAAACGTTAGCCTTGCTGCCGCCGGAAGATCTCTCAAAACCAAAATGGTAAGAGTCGAAAAAAACATTGAGGAAAACTACATAATAAAAGACAGCGACATAGATAACCTGGTACTGTCTGCATTGAACACAGCAAAAGAAGAAATATCCCGAGAAAGCCACACTTTAAAGTACCACATGGTGGGCTACTCCATAAAAAGCTTTTACTTAGACGGCCTGCCTATAACTAATCTTAAAGACCATACAGGCAAGGAAATCTCTGTAGAGATAATAGCCACATTCTTGCCGTATGATGTAGTAGAAAGCTTATACTCCGTAGCAAAAAAAGCAGGGTTAGAAGTATCATACCTTACATTGGAGCCAATTGCAGCAATCGGCGTTGCAATAATGCCACAAATTAGAATGCTTAACATAGCGCTTGTAGATATTGGAGCAGGTACATCTGACATAGCCATTTCAAAAGACGGAAATATCATATCATACTCAATGGTTCCATTTGCAGGTGATGAAGTAACTGAAACCATACAGCAGCATTACCTTACTGATTTTAATACAGCAGAAAAAATCAAAACTACATCTAAAAAAGATATAAAATTCAAAGACGTTATAGGACTCCAGCATCAAATATCTCGCTTAGACGTTTTAGACTTAATATCGCCTGTTGTCAAAAATCTCGCGAAGAAGATCTGCGATGAAATAGTAAAGTACAATGGAAAAAGTCCATCTGCTGTATTTTTAGTTGGAGGCAGCAGCAACCTGCCAGGCATAGCAGAGGAAATAGCAAAAAATCTATCTATACCGATAGAAAGAGTTTCAGTAAGAGATGCCAGCACTATTGCCGTCGTAGATTATAAGTGCAAAAAATTAAAAGGTCCAGAGTACATAACACCTATAGGCATCGCATACTCCACCATGAGAGACAGAAAAAAAGATTTCATAACAATTTATTTCAATGACGAAAAATTAGAATTATTAAACCTGAAAGAAATGACAATAATGGACGTACTTTTAAAAACCAACTTTGATTCAAAAAGATTAATCGCAAAGCCAGGTAAAAATTTGTCATTTTCCCTTAACGGTGAAAATATAATCATAAAAGGTCAAATAGGAACACCAGCTAAAATTTTAAAAAATGGCAAAGTCGCAAATCTTAAATCTAAAGTAGAAAATGGAGACAAAATAGTGGTCGAAAGTGGCATAAACGGAAGTGATGCATCTATCTCGATTCGAGAAATAAAAGAAAAATACAACGCATCTAAAGTCACTGTTAATAATTTAATTGTAGATGACGATTATATGATAAAAGATGGAGACACAATTAAAACAATCATTGATGAAGAAGATTGCTTTTACGTATACATAAATGGCGATAAAAAAATTCTCACAGGTAAACAACAGTATATATTTGTGGATATATTTAACACTGTAGACTTCGACATACCTAAAAATAAAATTCCTGAGATGACCTTAAACGGCAAAAAAGCATCGTATACGGACATCTTAAAAAAAGGAGACAAAATAGAAATACTTGTTTGA
- a CDS encoding MBL fold metallo-hydrolase produces MKSIYDHIVSEYDTKLKTYVEERRYMDAYKYIFKQKNLVSDLDRSIYLYLILWQIKVEIYLGIIEDAKEHFLNIFDNIILSKNNISLFIECVLLLDMFELSLKKDGIYEQLMNYDEENNWINLYIFILSFKNKSRNYSIEDELLYMAEKNTDRFFQSLIHTVLAEVYKDDRNERWYIELRKAYELNHDNLRMIRLMIQWGIKGDDELRKVKYFRHFPENKIILKKYYELYSNRDRESRDFSLFKFNLLEGGGTGGSSYLITYDDVNVLLDCGINFKDDHIYYENLKKIGIDIKDIDLLIITHCHLDHCGGIVNLIKSGLNCPIIMSYETKYILNGFFSKNSNMQDLNLNDADYKLLNKINSMTLTDCLFDESVKGKRVLVKLIPSGHILGACGVYAEIGGFSVFYTGDFTVKDVETNSGLTIPDGMHADVLITEATFGYTSSFSVYDKTIQDKLILEVIEELANRGVGFIPAFAVGKAQDLLMLMKRNFEYMPYNVYVDGALSYITMLYEKVRGPIYGNGILNANDIKLYDSKREFIRKEISLGNCLVMTSSDNLTEGSTSFVYGRELMSFDNAILLNISNNIKKPISMLQENIPIINHGILQDILEVFLKLTPKKVYIVHRGAKTNSTFNIEEILNMFDDVDVMAP; encoded by the coding sequence GTGAAGTCAATTTACGATCACATAGTTTCTGAATACGATACCAAACTTAAAACATATGTAGAAGAAAGGAGGTACATGGATGCGTATAAATACATTTTCAAACAGAAAAATCTCGTCAGCGATCTCGATAGAAGTATTTACTTATACTTAATTTTATGGCAAATTAAAGTTGAAATTTATCTCGGTATTATTGAAGATGCGAAAGAGCACTTTTTGAACATTTTTGATAATATTATTTTATCTAAGAATAACATATCATTATTTATTGAATGTGTGCTGTTGCTTGATATGTTCGAATTGTCGCTAAAAAAAGATGGCATATATGAGCAATTGATGAACTACGATGAAGAAAATAATTGGATAAATTTATATATTTTTATATTAAGTTTTAAAAATAAAAGCAGGAATTATTCAATTGAGGACGAACTACTATATATGGCAGAAAAAAATACTGACAGATTTTTTCAGTCATTAATACATACTGTATTGGCAGAGGTGTACAAAGATGATAGAAACGAGAGATGGTATATTGAATTGAGGAAGGCTTATGAGCTTAATCACGACAATTTGAGAATGATTAGGCTAATGATACAGTGGGGTATTAAAGGGGATGATGAGCTTAGAAAGGTTAAATATTTTAGGCACTTTCCCGAAAATAAGATTATTTTAAAAAAGTATTACGAACTTTATAGCAATAGAGATCGTGAAAGTCGGGATTTTAGTCTTTTTAAATTTAATTTATTAGAAGGTGGTGGTACGGGTGGTAGTAGTTACTTAATAACGTACGATGATGTTAATGTATTATTAGATTGTGGAATTAACTTTAAAGATGATCACATATATTACGAGAATTTAAAAAAAATTGGCATTGATATTAAAGATATTGATTTACTCATTATTACACATTGCCATCTTGATCACTGCGGGGGCATTGTAAACCTTATAAAAAGCGGACTAAATTGTCCTATAATTATGTCTTATGAGACGAAATATATATTGAACGGATTTTTTTCTAAAAACAGCAATATGCAGGATTTAAATCTAAATGATGCTGATTATAAGTTGCTGAATAAAATAAACAGCATGACATTGACCGATTGCCTTTTTGATGAATCTGTGAAAGGCAAAAGAGTCTTAGTGAAGCTTATTCCATCCGGACATATATTGGGGGCTTGCGGGGTTTACGCAGAAATTGGTGGTTTTTCAGTGTTTTATACAGGCGATTTTACTGTAAAAGATGTTGAGACAAATAGTGGTCTTACAATTCCTGATGGAATGCACGCTGATGTGCTGATTACTGAAGCTACGTTTGGATATACGTCAAGCTTTAGCGTTTATGATAAGACAATTCAAGATAAGTTGATTCTGGAAGTGATAGAGGAATTAGCCAATCGTGGTGTTGGCTTTATACCTGCATTTGCTGTAGGGAAAGCTCAAGATTTATTGATGCTTATGAAGAGAAACTTTGAATATATGCCGTACAATGTGTATGTTGATGGAGCATTGTCGTATATAACCATGTTATATGAAAAAGTAAGAGGGCCTATCTACGGAAATGGCATATTAAATGCAAATGACATAAAATTGTATGATAGCAAAAGGGAATTTATAAGAAAGGAAATTTCGCTGGGAAATTGTCTGGTAATGACCAGCTCGGACAATCTTACCGAAGGCAGTACTTCTTTTGTGTACGGGCGGGAGTTGATGTCATTTGACAATGCGATTTTGCTAAACATAAGCAACAACATAAAGAAACCTATATCTATGTTGCAGGAGAATATTCCTATTATCAACCATGGGATACTGCAGGATATTTTAGAAGTATTTTTGAAATTGACACCTAAAAAGGTTTATATTGTTCATAGAGGAGCAAAGACAAATAGTACATTTAATATTGAGGAGATTTTGAATATGTTTGATGATGTAGACGTTATGGCTCCGTAG
- a CDS encoding TIGR01906 family membrane protein, with translation MKVTNKTVSIIMTVLLFLVVLLSNLQYLAFNLNFYINEFDKYGVKYVTGMDKSQLSKVALRIQDYLYGKSESLQIDAVIDGQNQKVFNDRELEHMRDVRKLFENGFLIRNLMIFIYILAFLFLYFRKEDVFYHTYRGMLFVILFLLVTGAIVSLDFNRWFIYFHHIFFDNNLWQLDVTRDKLIQMLPEGFFSDISYLTFRNSIITYIIIGFVSFLLKGKKDSKIGL, from the coding sequence ATGAAAGTTACAAATAAAACTGTATCTATAATTATGACTGTGCTTTTATTTTTGGTTGTCTTACTTTCGAATTTGCAGTACTTGGCGTTTAATTTAAATTTCTATATAAATGAATTTGACAAATACGGTGTTAAGTACGTTACAGGTATGGATAAATCGCAATTAAGCAAAGTTGCATTAAGAATTCAAGATTATCTTTATGGGAAATCTGAAAGCCTTCAAATAGACGCTGTAATAGATGGACAAAATCAGAAGGTTTTTAATGATAGGGAATTGGAACATATGAGAGATGTCAGAAAGCTTTTTGAGAATGGCTTTTTGATTAGAAACTTAATGATATTTATTTATATTTTGGCTTTTTTGTTTCTGTATTTTAGAAAAGAGGATGTCTTTTATCATACATACCGAGGTATGCTTTTTGTGATATTGTTTTTACTCGTTACAGGAGCCATAGTTTCATTAGATTTTAACAGATGGTTTATATATTTTCACCACATTTTTTTTGACAATAATTTATGGCAATTAGATGTAACTCGAGATAAGTTAATTCAGATGCTTCCGGAAGGTTTTTTCAGTGACATATCGTATTTGACTTTCAGGAATTCAATCATTACATACATTATAATTGGATTTGTATCTTTTCTATTAAAAGGGAAAAAAGACAGTAAAATAGGCCTCTAA
- a CDS encoding acyl-CoA dehydratase activase yields MDAYIGIDVGSVSTDVALIDENNEVIDYVYMRTQGQPIKAVQNALMELRDRLNGDVNVKGVGTTGSGRQLTGIMVGADIVKNEITAHAIASSSLIPDVHTIFEIGGQDSKIIILRDGIVVDFAMNTVCAAGTGSFLDQQAYRLNIPIERFGDLALESKNPVRIAGRCGVFAESDMIHKQQMGYPLNDIINGLCEALVRNYLNNVGKGKDIREPIVFQGGVAANKGIKAAFEKALGMEVFVPKYYGVMGAIGAAILAKEAVKKKGYTQFNGFEIADIDYKAQGFICSGCSNNCEVVEFIKDEEVVSRWGDRCGKWSNSTNKNIFSQSV; encoded by the coding sequence ATGGATGCATATATTGGGATTGATGTTGGATCTGTCAGCACAGATGTGGCTTTGATAGATGAAAACAATGAGGTTATTGATTATGTTTATATGAGGACACAAGGACAGCCAATTAAAGCTGTTCAAAATGCTTTGATGGAACTTAGAGACAGACTTAATGGCGATGTAAATGTAAAAGGAGTCGGCACGACTGGAAGTGGAAGGCAATTGACAGGTATCATGGTAGGTGCAGATATCGTCAAAAATGAAATTACTGCACATGCAATTGCGTCGTCCAGCTTGATACCTGATGTCCATACGATTTTTGAGATAGGCGGTCAAGATTCCAAGATAATCATTTTAAGGGATGGGATTGTAGTTGACTTTGCCATGAATACTGTTTGCGCTGCAGGAACAGGTTCGTTTCTGGACCAACAGGCGTACAGGCTTAACATACCAATAGAGAGATTTGGGGATTTGGCGTTGGAGTCAAAAAATCCTGTAAGGATAGCAGGCAGATGCGGAGTGTTTGCCGAGTCTGACATGATACATAAGCAACAGATGGGATATCCTCTTAACGATATAATAAACGGTTTATGCGAAGCATTAGTTAGAAATTATTTAAACAATGTAGGGAAAGGAAAGGATATAAGAGAACCTATAGTATTTCAGGGAGGTGTAGCGGCCAACAAAGGCATAAAGGCTGCCTTTGAAAAAGCTTTAGGGATGGAAGTATTCGTACCAAAATATTATGGAGTGATGGGTGCAATAGGTGCTGCAATACTTGCTAAAGAAGCTGTAAAGAAAAAAGGATATACACAGTTTAATGGATTTGAAATTGCCGATATTGATTATAAAGCACAGGGGTTTATATGTTCTGGCTGTTCAAACAATTGTGAAGTTGTTGAGTTTATAAAAGACGAAGAAGTCGTATCACGTTGGGGAGACAGGTGTGGCAAATGGTCAAATTCAACAAACAAAAATATCTTTTCACAAAGTGTATAG
- a CDS encoding ATP-dependent metallopeptidase FtsH/Yme1/Tma family protein produces the protein MKKNLYIILLTLSLLINIVLGMLHSKNGNSALIIISMLTLLLIGYMLYKNKVSEMMPVNLKNEFPPKEKESSKKVNITFRDVAGLDEVIDELKIIIDFINNTEKYDRMGAKIPKGILFYGPPGTGKTLLATALAGETNSTFISASGSEFVEKYVGVGASRIRALFARAKKSTPSIIFIDEIDAVGSKRNNDNNSEKDQTLNQLLVEMDGFNSNDGIIVIGATNRLDMLDEALLRPGRFDRTIHIGNPNVKARLEILKVHTRNKPLDTDISLDEIAKKTHGMTGAHLSSICNEAAILAVIRHKQRIGREEFDEAIERVVAGLQKKNPEVLEKERKIAAHHEAGHAIIGKILNSSTVEKISIVPRGEALGYVLNFPKDDAFLMTKTDLKNKITMLLGGRAAEEIMFNEVSTGAENDLKEATNISYQMVCNYGMSELGHRIYDIRMTKTTDKIDAEVNKIINNCYTNAKKILLEKKDKIILIAERLLSNETITKEEIDELMKDEKQMCI, from the coding sequence ATGAAAAAAAACTTATATATAATATTATTGACACTATCACTGTTAATAAACATTGTTTTAGGCATGTTACATAGTAAAAATGGAAATTCAGCGCTTATAATAATTTCCATGCTGACTCTTTTGCTTATAGGGTACATGCTTTACAAAAACAAAGTGTCTGAAATGATGCCTGTAAACCTAAAAAATGAATTTCCACCCAAAGAAAAAGAATCCAGCAAAAAGGTCAATATTACATTCAGAGATGTTGCAGGACTTGATGAGGTTATTGATGAGCTTAAAATCATCATCGATTTTATAAACAACACTGAAAAGTACGACAGGATGGGTGCTAAAATACCAAAGGGAATACTTTTTTACGGTCCGCCAGGTACAGGCAAAACCTTGCTGGCAACTGCTTTAGCAGGTGAAACAAATTCCACGTTCATCTCTGCATCAGGTTCTGAATTTGTTGAAAAATACGTAGGCGTTGGAGCCAGCCGCATAAGAGCGTTGTTTGCAAGAGCTAAAAAATCAACACCAAGCATTATCTTCATAGACGAGATCGATGCAGTTGGAAGCAAGCGAAATAACGACAACAATTCTGAAAAAGATCAAACATTGAATCAGCTATTAGTTGAAATGGATGGGTTCAACAGCAATGACGGGATAATCGTAATAGGTGCTACAAACAGGCTGGATATGTTGGATGAAGCCCTTTTAAGGCCTGGAAGATTTGACAGAACTATTCACATAGGAAATCCAAACGTAAAAGCCAGATTGGAAATACTGAAAGTACATACGAGAAATAAACCTTTAGACACTGACATATCGTTAGATGAAATTGCTAAAAAAACTCACGGCATGACAGGAGCACACTTATCGTCTATATGCAATGAAGCTGCCATTCTTGCTGTAATAAGGCACAAGCAGAGAATAGGAAGAGAAGAATTTGATGAAGCAATAGAGAGGGTCGTCGCAGGCCTTCAAAAGAAAAATCCAGAAGTATTGGAGAAAGAGCGCAAAATTGCGGCACACCATGAAGCAGGTCATGCCATAATCGGAAAAATATTAAACTCCAGCACAGTGGAGAAAATATCCATCGTACCACGAGGAGAAGCCTTAGGATACGTCTTGAACTTTCCAAAAGACGATGCTTTTTTGATGACAAAAACAGATTTAAAAAATAAGATAACCATGCTTTTAGGCGGTCGTGCCGCTGAGGAGATAATGTTTAATGAAGTATCAACTGGTGCAGAAAACGACCTAAAGGAAGCTACAAATATCTCCTATCAAATGGTTTGCAATTATGGCATGAGCGAATTAGGCCACAGAATATATGACATTAGAATGACAAAAACAACAGATAAAATTGACGCTGAAGTAAATAAAATAATCAATAACTGCTACACTAATGCAAAGAAAATCCTCTTAGAGAAAAAAGACAAGATAATCTTAATAGCAGAAAGATTATTGTCTAACGAGACGATAACGAAGGAAGAAATCGACGAATTGATGAAAGACGAAAAACAAATGTGCATATAA
- a CDS encoding Hsp70 family protein, with product MKPYIGIDLGTTNTVVACADYTEDGNVKIDILDIEQISDKNGSITVKKTLPSCIYVDDGGNEYIGQLAKNMKNIEYDRVIYNSKNYIGNRNHVWQIGKKKYTPEDVAEKILSVAKANVERFYGERVHGAVITVPASFNHDQIESTKNAAKSAGFLEDQLIFISEPTAALLDLIYEEKLSDKRYAIHDFSKPKKVLVFDLGGGTCDVSIMNVEINGDDYKVEELAISPHTQLGGVDFDVCGVLYLLHKYSILNDVDYKRMLPNVDVKRYIFSVLSLEIEKARIMFSSIGSGLTGEEYGDVVYRNSLENFYSRQSFEFEISKKEYDECIKPLLTKGGNLGFNIIDPIIDTLNKANLEKEDIDEVFLVGGMTAYSTVRETIENFFGKKTISYLDPMYSVAKGAALYNYYNENKKKIEKGKIIIYPVVAENIYLDVKNNLPVLLVSQGTKAPYEKVYESIVKVDNATGIKLDILSGKSIYDPKMKRLKSVQLTFTDIIKPGTPISIKVTFDKNRILHLEAWVTGNFKQRIDVTFDKEVLYDGC from the coding sequence ATGAAACCATATATTGGTATTGACCTTGGAACTACTAATACGGTCGTGGCGTGTGCTGATTATACAGAAGATGGCAACGTGAAAATTGATATTTTAGATATAGAGCAAATCTCTGATAAGAACGGTAGTATAACAGTAAAAAAAACGTTGCCATCCTGCATTTACGTGGATGATGGCGGAAATGAATATATAGGCCAATTGGCTAAAAATATGAAAAACATTGAATACGATCGTGTAATATACAATAGCAAAAATTATATAGGGAATAGGAATCATGTGTGGCAAATTGGCAAAAAAAAGTATACTCCAGAAGATGTGGCAGAGAAAATTTTGTCTGTTGCTAAGGCAAACGTTGAAAGATTTTATGGTGAAAGAGTACATGGTGCTGTCATAACAGTTCCGGCATCTTTTAATCATGACCAAATTGAATCTACTAAAAATGCAGCTAAATCGGCAGGATTTTTAGAGGATCAGCTTATCTTTATATCAGAGCCTACAGCGGCATTGTTGGATCTAATTTATGAAGAAAAGTTAAGCGATAAAAGATACGCCATTCACGATTTTAGCAAGCCAAAAAAAGTTTTGGTATTTGATTTAGGTGGAGGCACTTGTGACGTATCCATAATGAATGTGGAAATAAATGGTGATGATTATAAAGTTGAAGAATTGGCAATATCTCCTCATACACAACTTGGAGGCGTTGACTTTGATGTATGTGGAGTTCTGTATTTATTGCACAAGTATTCTATTTTAAATGATGTTGATTATAAGCGAATGTTGCCTAATGTTGATGTAAAGCGATATATATTTAGCGTATTGTCGCTGGAGATTGAGAAAGCCAGAATCATGTTTTCATCTATAGGCAGTGGTTTAACAGGTGAAGAATATGGCGATGTTGTGTATAGAAATAGTTTAGAAAATTTCTACAGTAGGCAGTCATTTGAATTTGAAATAAGCAAAAAAGAATATGATGAGTGTATAAAGCCTTTACTTACAAAAGGCGGCAATTTAGGGTTCAATATAATAGATCCGATAATTGATACTCTCAATAAAGCTAATTTAGAAAAGGAAGATATTGACGAAGTTTTCTTAGTGGGAGGCATGACGGCTTACAGCACTGTTAGGGAAACGATAGAGAACTTTTTTGGCAAGAAAACTATAAGCTACTTAGATCCTATGTATTCAGTAGCAAAAGGTGCTGCATTGTATAATTATTACAATGAAAACAAAAAGAAAATTGAAAAAGGAAAAATCATCATATATCCCGTAGTAGCAGAGAATATTTACCTTGATGTGAAAAATAATTTGCCAGTTCTATTAGTAAGCCAAGGAACGAAAGCACCTTATGAAAAAGTGTATGAAAGCATTGTAAAAGTAGACAATGCTACAGGAATAAAGCTTGACATTTTATCAGGGAAAAGCATTTACGATCCAAAGATGAAAAGGCTTAAATCAGTTCAATTGACGTTTACTGATATTATAAAGCCTGGTACACCTATTTCTATAAAAGTGACTTTTGATAAAAACAGGATATTGCATTTAGAAGCATGGGTTACGGGAAATTTTAAGCAGAGAATAGATGTCACATTTGATAAAGAGGTGTTGTATGATGGCTGTTAA
- a CDS encoding HEAT repeat domain-containing protein translates to MMAVNWRALLQENRDLFFNIHNEEIKEGKGYLGAAANAEKVESAKEQVFEYYISDVNARLIYEKTLKLGSTSEKGVNLIEVEIIDLFKSILEEEQNPIEMFLYCTKALNLSDRNIYQSILRILVSVCNLSKAGRDALISVLKSWSWDLQMKIAIEVIRTIKEKSAFDTLLLLFDNESLKIEAAECLLDIGDERCVRPILNMVNKFNGFSVNERNVAFRLIDRLSRFGEDALSEILKCYMNNENKSLNTVYSNVISRSKEMAIESLSKMLYNDEYNQKAAITLGKMRIENATDKLIEALESPLIEDKMNIIIGLGYTKDKKAVKYLMNMLENENFKNDVKACIITSLANLEAFEAKDIIKKYMNDKELRINTMSALVQLGEIKYLGGLFEYLISPNNSYSDISCAIKELKRLKGFKDSKISKEITNGVRYLIRNNDGFACLNALRILDTNIDDSMAEELILKLKTTKKEEIQYTIYKILGKNTGLLSNIINERIFIDASFNDSTRIRYLAQKIIERNYKGKDKLIKA, encoded by the coding sequence ATGATGGCTGTTAATTGGAGAGCTTTGCTTCAAGAAAACAGAGATTTGTTTTTTAATATACACAATGAAGAAATCAAAGAAGGTAAAGGATATTTAGGAGCTGCTGCAAATGCTGAAAAAGTGGAATCAGCTAAAGAACAGGTTTTTGAATACTATATATCTGATGTAAATGCACGGCTTATCTATGAAAAAACGCTTAAATTAGGTTCAACAAGCGAAAAAGGTGTGAATTTAATAGAAGTTGAAATCATAGATTTATTTAAAAGCATATTAGAGGAAGAGCAGAATCCTATTGAAATGTTTTTATACTGCACGAAAGCACTGAATTTAAGTGATAGGAATATTTACCAATCTATATTGAGGATCTTAGTATCGGTGTGCAATTTAAGCAAGGCAGGGAGAGATGCTCTTATCAGTGTGCTAAAGAGTTGGTCATGGGATCTTCAGATGAAAATAGCAATAGAAGTCATAAGGACTATTAAGGAAAAGTCTGCTTTTGATACGCTTTTGCTTTTGTTTGACAATGAAAGTTTAAAAATCGAAGCTGCGGAATGTCTTTTGGACATTGGTGACGAAAGATGTGTAAGACCTATTTTAAACATGGTGAATAAATTCAATGGGTTCAGTGTAAATGAAAGAAATGTGGCATTTAGACTTATAGATAGGCTTTCACGATTTGGAGAAGATGCACTGTCTGAAATTTTGAAGTGCTACATGAACAACGAGAATAAAAGCCTCAATACAGTCTATTCAAATGTTATATCTCGTTCAAAGGAGATGGCGATAGAAAGCTTGTCGAAGATGCTTTACAATGATGAGTACAATCAAAAAGCCGCTATAACATTAGGAAAGATGAGGATTGAAAATGCAACAGATAAGCTTATTGAAGCGCTGGAATCTCCTTTGATAGAAGATAAAATGAACATCATCATAGGTTTAGGATATACAAAGGACAAAAAGGCTGTAAAATATTTGATGAATATGCTGGAGAATGAGAATTTCAAAAATGATGTTAAGGCTTGTATCATAACGTCACTGGCAAATTTAGAAGCTTTTGAGGCAAAAGACATAATCAAAAAGTATATGAATGATAAGGAACTTAGAATAAATACTATGTCTGCATTAGTGCAGTTAGGTGAGATAAAATACTTAGGAGGCTTATTTGAGTATTTGATATCTCCAAATAATTCTTACAGCGACATATCATGTGCAATCAAAGAGCTTAAAAGGCTTAAAGGATTTAAAGACAGCAAGATAAGCAAGGAAATAACCAATGGCGTCAGATACTTAATAAGAAATAATGACGGCTTTGCATGCTTAAACGCATTAAGGATTTTAGACACCAACATTGATGACAGCATGGCTGAAGAGTTGATTTTAAAACTTAAGACAACAAAGAAAGAAGAGATTCAATACACTATTTACAAAATTTTAGGCAAGAACACAGGTTTATTAAGCAATATCATAAATGAGAGGATTTTTATTGATGCGTCGTTTAACGATAGCACCAGAATCAGATACCTTGCACAAAAGATTATTGAGAGGAATTACAAAGGAAAAGATAAACTTATAAAAGCATGA